TTCCCACAGTTAAGCTACAGGATTTCACCAGAGACTTATTAAACCGGCTACGGACGCTTTAGGCCCAATAAAAACTGCTACCACTAGAGCTGCCGGTGTTACCGCGGCGGCTGGCACCGGTCTTGCCCAGCCCTTATTCCAAAAGCTCTTTACACTAATGAAAAGCCATCCCGTTAAGAATGGCACTTGGGATCCCCCCGTCGCGATTTCTCACATTGCGGAGGTTTCGCGCCTGCTGCACCCCGTAGGGCCTGGAACCTTGTCTCAGGTTCCATCTCCGGGCTCTTGCTCTCACAACCCGTACCGATCAATGGCTTGGTAAGCCGTTACCTAACCAACTACCTAATCGGCCGCAGACCCATCCTTAGGCGAAAAAACATTTAAACAAAAAACCATTCCAGGAATAATTGCCTATCCAGTATTATCCTCAGTTTCCCAAGGTTATCCCGGTCCTAAGGGTAGGTTATCCACGTGTTACTGAGCCGTACGCCACGAGTCTAAACTCGTTCGACTTGCATGGCTTAATCGAATCCCAATAGCAGTAGCATCTGCCAGGATCAAACAGAATTGAACACATAACAGACATAATAATAAGTATTATGAAGTACGCTAAAAAAAATATAGACGAGTAATACACTGAAAATTGACAGTATCAATATTCACCACATCTACAAAACCAACATCATACCTGAAAAAACTCAAGTACTCACAATGTATCGCTACATGTGGAAAGCAACCATCATTGTAATTATTGTGATATACAATTTTACTTAGGTCATCGCCATAATACATATAGCACATCTAATAGACAGAGATATTCAATTAACAAAATCAGTTAAAATTAATTGCAAAAATTATTTAAAATATAAAATAAGGATAATTAATATTAAAAATATAAAAAACATAGATATTAATTGATTATATCAAAAAATAAAATTATAATAGTCACAGATTTAACTAAATTTTAAAAAAAATAAAATGAGAGCTTTTTAAAATAAATATTAACAAAAAAATAGTTTGATTGAAAAAAGTGAATATTATATTAAGAATATATAAAAAAAATCAAAAATGAAAATTACTAGTATATAAAGTTAACTATTTTTTGCTATTAAATTAAAAAAAAATATGGGAAAATAAGATTTCCCATTCAATTAATTGCAAACAATATCCTTTATAATAGACAATACCGCTTTAACAGTCTTATCAAATATTACATTTGTTGCCATTTTACCGACATCTGCGGGACTATATGTTGGAGGTATATTTGTAATCAATATATTAAATTTTTCACCATATGTCACAGCAGCCAAACCATCATTAATACCATTGAAAAGTCTAGAGGCAAATTGACTGTAATCCTGATTATCAACAGAGTATGTTATTGCATTGGCCAATGGATTACCAGAACCATTCAGTACCGTTACATTGAATTTAGACCCATCCTTATATTTCATGGATAAGTCTTTAGCTTTTAAAGTAGGAAGTACTTTAATGGTATTTGATGCTTTATATCCATTATACTCTGCCGTAATTATATATTCACCAGGATTTAAATTAATATTTAAACGTGCTACACCTGAAGCATTTGTGTATCTGGTGTAGAATACTCCATTAATATTGAATATGACACTTACATTTGCCCCAACCGGATTACCTGCATTGTCCAAAAGCCTGACATAATATTGAGAATCGTTTTTATAGTATTTTGTTAAATTGTGATTTAGAATAGCAATTTAACTGTTATTCTTCTTTTTATTTTCTCATTCAAAAATAGCTATTTGTTCTTATTTTTTGATTTTATCATTAATTTGGACTTTATTAACTAAATAATAACACTGTTATATTATCATTTTATAAAGTTGTCACAAAACTAAATAATTGTTTTCCAGTAGGCCTGTAAGTCCATCCCAGTAAATTGCACCACCATTATCAGCGGAATTACCCATGAAAACTGAATTTTTTACCGATCCGTTTTTCCTTTCCAAATGATTACACCGCCAGTCTCTGCAGTGTTGTTTAAAAAATCACAGTTTAAAACATAACCGGCAACACCTTCCCAATATATTGCACTGCCGGATTCAATAGTGGTATTTATAAAATCACAATTTATTAAAAGACCTTCATGACCTACCCAATCTATTAATTCCCCGCCAAGAGCATAGTTGTTTTTAAAAGTGCAGTCCTTAATTGTACCATTCAGACCACCCCATAGAATTACACCATCATAATCTTCCAAATTCCAATTAATAAAGGTTATATTTTTCAAAACAACATTATCACCATAGGCAATAAATAAATTAGATATTTTAGAGCCATTCCCATCAAAGAAATGTCCATGGCCATTTATAGTCACATTATCAAAAATAGAAATAGCACTGCTTAGATTACTTTCAGAACAATAATAATCGCTGCCTAGATTAATTTCTTCACCAGGATTTGCATTTTCAACTACATTTGCAAGTTCAGCTAAATCATCTGAATTAGAATCCGGCCCATCTACCCAATACCTGAATTAAAATAGTCCGTTGAATTATCTGAGGCAAATGCACAATTCATTGAAACTATTAAAAATAATCCCATGAAACAAATAAAAGCATAATTTCTTTTCATCGATTTCTTCCTTATTATGAATAAAATTTTATACATTTAAATATTTATTTTAAATAATATAATAATTTCCAATTAAAATCAAAATAAATTTAAAAAAAATAGCTAAATTTTATGGGAGGGATTTTATTCAGACTTTTTTATAACTGATATGATTCTTGTTAAACTTCTATGCATTTTTATAGCATATTGCTCGGCAAGCTCAAAGCCCACTTCTTCCATCATCGGATTTAAATCCACATAATGAGGGCTTGCCATACACAGATAAGCGTCATCCGCCATATTATCATAAATCGCATGGAAGAATTCCTTGAAAATATCGTCGCCTTCGATGTCGCCTGTGGAGGTTGAAATTCCATAAGGCGGGTCTGTAACTACAGCAGCTACCTTCTCATACATCTTAAGCTCACGGACGTCCAGATGAAATGTCCGGTAATCCGTTATGCCACAATAATCCAAATTGATAGCTGTTCCGTTCTTCATTTTCCAGTTGACATCAGATCCGACGACCTTGCATCCGACCAGTCCCGCTTCAATCAATATTCCTCCGGTTCCGCAGAACGGATCCAACAACAGCTGTCCTGCTTTAACTCGGGATAAGTTTACCATACAACGAGCTAATTTAGGACTCATTGAACCAGGATAGAAAAACGGCCTTTTATGAGGTTTGATTTCTTCAAAATGCCTTTTATTCAAATGATACTTCTCGATTGCAATATAAATCGTATCCTGAAAAGCAACCAAACGAACCAATGAATTCGGCTTGTCAAGCTTGACTTTTATATTTTCTGTCTTTTCAAGAATCAATGATCCGGCCTTTCTTTCAATGGCTACGGTATCGACTTTTGAGTCGAATCTTTTAAGCCTGACTGCGAAATTCTCATCGATATAATCCTGCCAGTCGATTGAGAAAATATCATCGTTCAATTCATCGACGCTTGACGTTTTAATAATCTGGTGAACCTCATGGGTGTATCCAAGTCTTCTGGTCAATATCCGGTAATATTCATCGATGTTTTCTGAAGAAATGTCCTTTACTATCACCAGACCTTCGGTAATTACTTCCATTGAAGCTCCCATTTCTTCGCATTCCATGACCGCCTTCAGTTCTCCCTGAGGCAATTCCGGATGTTCCTGAGATTGTATGCATAATAATTCCATTATCGTTCACCTTAATTAATGATATGATGATTATCTTTTAAACTTATCGAAATGTCTTTTTATTATTTTTTCACTTGATTCTGATGCATCATCTTGGCGAGAATCTGATTCCTGAACAGGAGCCTCATCATGATGCTTTTCCTCTTCATCATCATAATATCGATTATCATTGCCATAGGAAGGATTACGCCTTACTTCATAATAATCATCATCATTGTCACGGGAATAATCATGCCTTACGTCATTATAATAATCGTCACCATTGCCACGGGAAGGATTACGCCTTACTTCATAATAATCATCATCATTGCTGCGGGAATAATCATGCCTTACGTCATTATAATAATCATTCTGACCGTAGTTTGGAGGACGTTCATAACGACCGCCCATTGCCCTATTGATATTCTGTTCCAGGCTTTCGTCATAAGGCTCATATTCATATCTTGGCCTTTGGGGAGCGCCATAGCTTAAATCTTCCGGATAATACTCATATTGCCTGCGCGCGTACTGCTCTTCACGGGTTATCGGAGTTATGACAACGTCATCATAATCATCTTCATAATTCAGCGGCTGCACATTCCTCTCAATTGGATTTCTAGGCGGCTGATAGGAAAAACGATTCATTGATTGAGTCATATTGGAAAAAATAATTTCTTCAACCTTTGACGGATCGGAAACGCTATCCAAAGACATTGAATTGTTGTCATATGCACTGAAAACGCTGATTGAACCGACATTAAAGAGTCTTGCAAAAACGCTTTGGGAAGTGTTAATGTCCTGAATCGTGGCATAGGGCATATAATTTTTGCGGTTAAGCAACACACCGGACTTTACGATAATCTTGCTTTCAGTCAGTATGTATTCCTTGGCGTACCATCCTACAATCTGCCAGATTATATACACAACAATAACAATCATTAATACGAAAACTGCAATTGCAGTATACCTTGTAAGAGGCAATGAAATGCGGGATATCAGATAGACCTGCATCTTACCTATAAACTGAATAATAGGACCTGATGCAGATAAAAGAATAACTAATAAGATAAAACCTAAAATAGCTTTTTTACAGCCAAACAATAAATTAGGCCTAGTTTGATAAATTATTCTCTCATTAGATTGATTATCATTTTTTCCAAACATAATAATACTATTAGATTTTAATTTTTAATAAAGTTTTACCAAAAAAAGTATAGAAAAATAAGCCTCAGCTCGCCCATCATTCATCACTAATCAGAGCTCATAGGGTTCATCATAGGCTTATTTATGAAAATTAACCGAACATTACTCCGGCTTCTTTTTTAAACTCTTCATCATGTTCAGAGTCAACAACCTTATCGACGGCATCCATGAAGTCAGCTACGGTTACCTTATCACGTTTTTCACGGATGGCAAACATTCCCGCTTCGGTACAGATTGCCTTTAAGTCTGCACCTGAGAGGCCGTCAGTCAAATCGCACAGTATGTCGATGTCGGCCTCTTCATCCAATGCCATTCTTTTAGTGTGAATCTTAAGGATTTCCTTTCTTCCATCAGCATTCGGGAGAGGAACTTCTATGAATCTGTCGAAACGGCCAGGCCTTAAAAGCGCCGGGTCTAAAATATCCGGCCTGTTTGTTGCGCCGATAATTCCAATGTCTCCTCTTGATTCGAAACCGTCAAGCTCAGCAAGCAACTGCATTAAAGTCCTTTGAACTTCCCTGTCACCGCTGGTTGAACTTTTAAGCCTTTTGGCTGCAACGGCATCAAGCTCGTCAATGAAAATGATTGCAGGAGCCTTCTCTTTAGCCAATTCGAATACTTCACGCACAAGCCTTGCACCTTCACCGATATACTTTTTAACGAATTCGGAAGCTACAATCTTGATGAAAGTTGCGTTAGTTTCATTAGCTACGGCCTTTGCAAGCAATGTCTTACCTGTTCCCGGAGGACCGTATAAAAGAATTCCTTTTGGAGGATCAATACCAATCTTTTCAAATAGCTCAGGTTCCTTTAAAGGCAATTCAACGGTTTCCTTAACCTCAACGATTTGCTCTTCCAAACCGCCGATTTGATCGTAGGTCACATCAGGTTTGGTTTCGATTTCCATTCCGGATACGTTTGCATCCTTTTCGGAAGGAAGCACTTCAACAATACCGAATGTCTGCTGGTTTAGGGCAACCCTTGAACCTGGAACCAATAATTTTTCATCTAAGAATTTTGAGTAATTAACAAGAAAACTAGGACCTGTACTACTTTTAACTGTCATCCTATGCTCATCTAAAACTTCAGTAATAGTAGCTAAAACTAAAGGGGGAGATCTAAACCTTTCCACTTCGGAACGTAAGGATTTAGCTTCTCTTTCTAATCTGATTTTTTCGTTTTCGATTAGAACTTTATCTTTTTCTAATTTCCTAACTTTCCACATTAAGTTACTTTTAGCTTTGGACTTCTCTTCACGGATAGAGGTTATTTCATCTTCTAAAGATTCGATTCTTTCAATCAATTCCTCTTTTGAAGAGTTTTCCAAATCATCAAAATCGTTCATGTGAATCATACTCCATATAAATTTCTAATTAAATCACTTTAGTTAAAACCATTTCTTTTCCTAACAGTCTATTAGAAAAATATGAAACTACTAGTATAAAACATTTTAGCATTTTCAATTGAAAAGTATTATTGAAATTGCGATATCGCTAATTTGAAAAATCGTTAATTGAAGCCATTTAAAGAATGATGTAATACGAATAATTATACTTTAAGTTATTTATATTACAAAAAACAATATTTAAACAGATAAGGTTGTTTTCAGGTCATGCTAATCACAGGTTGGCAGGCAGAAAATATTACCGCTTGAAATAATGAGGGCATGATAATGGATAACAAAAAAATAATTTTAATCGCAATGATAATTCTAGTCATTGCAACGGTCGTTATTCTAGTAATGTTAACTACAGTTAATTACGAAAGAATTGAAATAACGCCAAACGGGACAAGCTTAGAAGTCCCGGCCAATCAAACGAAATATGATGGAGAAATTGAGAAAGCTAAAATTTGGAATTGGGACAATGGAATACTGGTTACATACAACAGTCACGAAGACAAAAACATTTTAAAAGTAAGTGAAGTAGGCTTCAATACCTTAAATAACATAATAAAAAATGGAGAAAAGCAGAACATTGACGGCTATACATGTTATGTTATAAATGCCGATGAATTGCTGGAAATCCACTTATTCGATATCATTAAAGTGAATTATAACGGCAAATTTTATTGCATTCCCCTATCCAATGAAAGCTCTCATGACAATTTAATAATCTGCTGTAACGACAAGAACATTGCAGTGCACATGGCGAAATCCGTAGAGTACAAAAATGTTTTTCCGGACGATAGCAAATTGGAGGATAGCATTTCAACCGTGAAAAACATAACCGGAGATTTGCAGTCAAAGGCAAATGAATATGCAAACAGCGCCAATTTAAGCCAGGTCAAATCGGAAGTGGAACAAAAAACCGGAGTTAATTTGGATGATGCTAAAAGCGGAATAGAGCAATACATTGGAAAGATACCTATAAGGCTATGAAACTAATGTAAAAAAGAGCATCATAACTGTTAATAATTATTAGCAACATAAATTAGTTTAAGGTGAACTTCATGCAAATACTGGATAACAGATTGATTCAATTAGTAATTGTAATGGTTATCTTTTTAGTTTTTACCGTTTTGGCCAAGCTCATATATGATAAATTAATCTCTGATGATGGCAAATCCATAAACATTAGTAGAATACTACCTGAAGATGAAGTTCATTCATTAAGACAAGTTTTTTATTTAATTTTGATGGCATTGTGTGTAGTGAATATTTCCTATACCTTGACAGTTTCAAAAATAGACTTCCCTTATCTTGCAATATTTGATATCGCGCTTTCACTGTATTTTGCAGCGGCATTGGATAAAAGTTCCACAAAAGGTAAGATATTATGGCTGTTAGTAGTTCCATACGGATCATTATCTTATCTGTTATTCAATAGCGGTTACGAAATCTTTTTGATAATAATCCATATTTTAGCATTCATTTACTTCGCAAAACAAAGTTTTGATAAATTTATGGAGTATACTCATTCAAACGGTTTGGGAATAACCATAATATTACTGTTTACAATAATTTTCGTCAGCTTTTTTGTAACGCAATACAGTGAAAATGTAAACCCGCTGGATTCACTGGTAATCGCTTCCAATGAATTTACAGGCAATGGATATTCTGTTTTTGGAGATACTATAGCCGGCAAAATGAATAGTTTATTGCTGGTTTGGGGAGGATATGTCATGTCCGGAGTCGGTGCGGCAACATTAACGGCAGCTATTTTAACAAGACATTTCAAAAAGGAATTTAAGGAATTAAGGGAATTGATTGAAGAGGGGGATGAATGATGGAAAACTCTGTTCTATTGAATTCCATATTTCAATTATTGGTTGCGGCCGTAATATTTGTCCTTTTAGTTTATATAGTCAAATTTACTTTAGATAAAATTAAATCATCCTCGTTCATTAAGAATTCAAGGTTTTCAAATCCTTTAGAATATTTTCCTTCTGAAGCGCTCTTTTATCTAGAACAAATCTTTTATGTGGCAATGATATTAATCGTTGTTTTAATCATCTTATATCAAATATTTAACTGGACTGAAGGATTAGGTTTCATAATTGCTTTAGATATCATTGTTTCGATATATATTTGCATTATCAGGAGCTGGGATTCCCTTAGTGACAAGGTTTTATTATTCTTATTGATTCCGTTTTCATCAATAACTGAAATAGTGTTTGGAAATGCATACAGCTTATTTAATTTATTCCATATTCTCGGGTATCTGTATTTCATCCAATTTTACTACCGTGAATTTCTTAAGCATACTCAGAGCAAAGGTTTGGGATTAAGCCTTATAGTGACATTTTCAATATTGCTGATAAGCTTTTTATTTACAATTCTTGCTGAAGGAGTTTCTCCTATGGATTCCATGACTATGGTTACCAATGCATTTACCAGCAACAGTTTTGATGCATCCGGAAAAATCATGGCTGGAAAGATTAATTCCTTAGTATTGGCATGGGGAGGTTTTATTCTATCAATTATAGGTACCGCCACTTTATCCGTTTCAATTATTATGAAATACGTTTCCAGTGAATTTGAGGACATAAAGGATACAGTTAAAAAGAATAAAGGAAAGAAGTAATCTTTTATTATTATTCCTGAATTTCGCCTCTTTTCCATTCCACCCCACAGATGTGCTACCGCACCATCATCAAATGAGATATAATAATTATTAAATAGTATAAAAAAGATAATTTAAAATTAAAGCATGATGCTTTTAATCATAATTTTCACTTGAAAAAGTGAATTTAACAAATTTTAGGAGGAAAAATATGGAATCAAATAAAATATCCGGAATACTGGCTATTATTTTAGGATTAATTTTTATAATATTTCCTATTTCCGGTACTATAACAGTGTCCATTCTTTTTGGAATAAGCTTAATACTGTTTGGTATAGTATTAATACTAGCCGGATTAACGGCTCTGAATATTATTGTCGGGATTCTATCCATTATAGTTGGGATTATATTCCTGTGTAACATTTCAGCATTATCATTCCTTTTCGGATTAGAATTCTATATGATTGGTATCATACTGATTTTAGCGGGTATTGTTACTCTTTTTTCAGATTTACAAATATCAAAAATAGCATCAGTATCCCTTATAATCCTGGGTATAATATCATTTGCCCTTGGAGGATTATCACTCAGCCAACCAATGTTCGCCCCAATTCTTATAGGCGTAGGTTTAGTCATTGAAGGAATAATATTATATATAGGCTAGAAATTTAAGAAGCAATCCTTTGATTGCTTTTATTTTTATTTTTAAAAGCTTTTAATTGAATCATTAATTTTAGTATTTTTTAAAAGATAGATATAGATATACCTTTGAAAAATCAATTAATTTTTAATGCCCTCACCGTTAACGTCAAAGACACTCCATTAAAATCATAGATGAGAATTTAATTCTAATTTAATTAATCATAAACTAAAAAATCATAAAGCAAAAAAACAGTGCAACAGATATTTTTAAACAGACATTTTTTCAAAAAAACAAAATTTATTAACTGTTGAAAAATAAATCATTAATTAACTAAATTCAAAAAACTGATTAATATGGAATGCGAAATTTGTGGTAAACCCGTAAGCGAAACAAATCCTACAAGAGCAAAAATTGAAGGATCAGTTATGGTTGTGTGTAAGGACTGTGCAAAGCTTGGAACGATACAAAAGGCACCTCCAAAGCCAAAGTTCCAGCAAAACAAGAAAGGAAGAAAACAAACTCAACCAAGAAGAACATATAGAAATGATGAACCAAAAGATGAACTTATAGAAGACTATAATGTTGCCGTGAGAAGAGCAAGAGAAGCCAAAAACTGGTCCCGTGAGGATTTAGGAAAGAAAATAAATGAAAGAGTTTCCGTCATCAACAGAATTGAATCCGGCAAGATGACCCCTGATAATAAATTAACGAAAAAACTGGAAAAAGCTCTGGATATAAAACTGATTGAAAATATTGATGAGGTTGATTTGAATCAGTTCATGAGCAGTTCATCCGGTGAGAGAACTCTCGGAAACGTAATGAAAATCAAAAGAAAATAGCTATCTATTCAGTATAGCTATTTAACTTATTATTTTGAATATACCTTTTTTTACCTTTAACTGAATAATCTATTTTTCCTGCATTTAAAGCCCTGTATGAGCGGTAGCCATCCATGTCATGGGCGATTTTAAGCTTTTCTTCCAGCTCGTCATGACCTCGGTATTCCGGACTTACAACAACGATGTGTGCCGGTGGATGAATCTGCTTTATCTTTAAAATGCTTAAGGTAGTATCTTCCTTTACGAAAAATGCGGTTGCCACGTTGGATTTGGTTTTAAGCTTTGCCTTTAAAATCTGTTCCACTAATGAATCGGCAAATTCCGCACTGATGACCTTTGGATTTGATACTAAAGTTAAACTGCCGTGCCTTTCCATATCTGAAATGGCACTCAATAATTTTGATTTATTCTCTCCTCTAACTAAAATCAATGCCATAATATCCCCTATTAATAAAAAAAAAGAAAAGAAGTTTAAGTTCGTCTGTTTTGGAATGACTTCAACAATCTGCTTCTGAATATAACCAAGAGAATCAGGACTATACCTACCGCCGTCTGAATGCTTCCCAGAATATTCATTATGTTTTCGTCAACAGGCAAATCCCATGAAGGTGAAGACCTGTCTCCCGGAAGCGCAGTGTAATAGACACCTACGGCTTTAGATTCCTCTTTTACGTTAATGTCTTTAGGTTCTACATGATCAACGCCCATTAAAAGACCGTTATTAATACCTTTATTGATTGAACCGGCAATTGCTGATGCGTCATATCCGTATTTATTGACTGAAGCCTGAACAATCTCTTTTGTTGTGGCCGCAACGCCTGATTTACCACTTCCGTAAACGGAAACACTTACTGCATCGGGACTGACGGTAATCGCTTTTCCTAAAGATTCATATGCATAAATAATCTTCAACTCTCCGCC
This is a stretch of genomic DNA from Methanobrevibacter millerae. It encodes these proteins:
- a CDS encoding carboxypeptidase-like regulatory domain-containing protein, which codes for MDNAGNPVGANVSVIFNINGVFYTRYTNASGVARLNINLNPGEYIITAEYNGYKASNTIKVLPTLKAKDLSMKYKDGSKFNVTVLNGSGNPLANAITYSVDNQDYSQFASRLFNGINDGLAAVTYGEKFNILITNIPPTYSPADVGKMATNVIFDKTVKAVLSIIKDIVCN
- a CDS encoding TIGR01177 family methyltransferase, yielding MELLCIQSQEHPELPQGELKAVMECEEMGASMEVITEGLVIVKDISSENIDEYYRILTRRLGYTHEVHQIIKTSSVDELNDDIFSIDWQDYIDENFAVRLKRFDSKVDTVAIERKAGSLILEKTENIKVKLDKPNSLVRLVAFQDTIYIAIEKYHLNKRHFEEIKPHKRPFFYPGSMSPKLARCMVNLSRVKAGQLLLDPFCGTGGILIEAGLVGCKVVGSDVNWKMKNGTAINLDYCGITDYRTFHLDVRELKMYEKVAAVVTDPPYGISTSTGDIEGDDIFKEFFHAIYDNMADDAYLCMASPHYVDLNPMMEEVGFELAEQYAIKMHRSLTRIISVIKKSE
- a CDS encoding PH domain-containing protein; translation: MFGKNDNQSNERIIYQTRPNLLFGCKKAILGFILLVILLSASGPIIQFIGKMQVYLISRISLPLTRYTAIAVFVLMIVIVVYIIWQIVGWYAKEYILTESKIIVKSGVLLNRKNYMPYATIQDINTSQSVFARLFNVGSISVFSAYDNNSMSLDSVSDPSKVEEIIFSNMTQSMNRFSYQPPRNPIERNVQPLNYEDDYDDVVITPITREEQYARRQYEYYPEDLSYGAPQRPRYEYEPYDESLEQNINRAMGGRYERPPNYGQNDYYNDVRHDYSRSNDDDYYEVRRNPSRGNGDDYYNDVRHDYSRDNDDDYYEVRRNPSYGNDNRYYDDEEEKHHDEAPVQESDSRQDDASESSEKIIKRHFDKFKR
- a CDS encoding proteasome-activating nucleotidase, whose product is MENSSKEELIERIESLEDEITSIREEKSKAKSNLMWKVRKLEKDKVLIENEKIRLEREAKSLRSEVERFRSPPLVLATITEVLDEHRMTVKSSTGPSFLVNYSKFLDEKLLVPGSRVALNQQTFGIVEVLPSEKDANVSGMEIETKPDVTYDQIGGLEEQIVEVKETVELPLKEPELFEKIGIDPPKGILLYGPPGTGKTLLAKAVANETNATFIKIVASEFVKKYIGEGARLVREVFELAKEKAPAIIFIDELDAVAAKRLKSSTSGDREVQRTLMQLLAELDGFESRGDIGIIGATNRPDILDPALLRPGRFDRFIEVPLPNADGRKEILKIHTKRMALDEEADIDILCDLTDGLSGADLKAICTEAGMFAIREKRDKVTVADFMDAVDKVVDSEHDEEFKKEAGVMFG
- a CDS encoding DUF308 domain-containing protein, producing the protein MESNKISGILAIILGLIFIIFPISGTITVSILFGISLILFGIVLILAGLTALNIIVGILSIIVGIIFLCNISALSFLFGLEFYMIGIILILAGIVTLFSDLQISKIASVSLIILGIISFALGGLSLSQPMFAPILIGVGLVIEGIILYIG
- a CDS encoding multiprotein bridging factor aMBF1, encoding MECEICGKPVSETNPTRAKIEGSVMVVCKDCAKLGTIQKAPPKPKFQQNKKGRKQTQPRRTYRNDEPKDELIEDYNVAVRRAREAKNWSREDLGKKINERVSVINRIESGKMTPDNKLTKKLEKALDIKLIENIDEVDLNQFMSSSSGERTLGNVMKIKRK
- a CDS encoding DUF356 domain-containing protein; translation: MALILVRGENKSKLLSAISDMERHGSLTLVSNPKVISAEFADSLVEQILKAKLKTKSNVATAFFVKEDTTLSILKIKQIHPPAHIVVVSPEYRGHDELEEKLKIAHDMDGYRSYRALNAGKIDYSVKGKKRYIQNNKLNSYTE